One Arachis hypogaea cultivar Tifrunner chromosome 2, arahy.Tifrunner.gnm2.J5K5, whole genome shotgun sequence genomic window, attatataaaaaaattaataatgacttatatttttatattttgataatcacattggatattttaaatattttttcttataaaaaatattatttcttttctaattttatatgttcataattttttttatttagaaaatccAATAACTTCATATCATGCATCAATTGCTTTTATATAGCAAAAAATATAAcacaaaaaagaataaataaaaatttatataaagttCGGTTTCTTcgtgttaaaatttttggatgtGCTCTTGCATATAATTATACATTTATTATatcttatattatttatttattctattaataacaagaaaatataaaataaaataaatttaaactacTTTGTGCTGATTTTTTGTTGTCTCATAAACATTTTATGAGTAAGTTaagaaaaagtatatggaaccaactttaaattagtcaaaaataatttaaaatattagttattaaatatttcacTATATTCAAATTAGGAGGAGATATGTTCAATATTATTGCAACGTGAATCACGGAAACTGATTCAATTAGCTTCCGTCTCTTCACCCTCCTTTTCTCTTCAAatgcctaaaacatgataaatcaaAAAATAGATTCAGAACCAtctaatttacaaaaaaaagaaacatcttAATACCTAGTATAAGCACCGTCCacgtataaattttaaattcatctTGACTGGTACCCTCTTGGTTCCTAGTATTGTTGGTAAGTTAATAGTCTTATCTAATGTGAATAGAATTGTTTTTAATGAAAAGACACATATATTAACTCAATAAGTGGtcagccaatgagtaatagctcaaatgacatagtctctccatattcaattaagaagttgcgGATTCGACTCTTCTatcttttgattaaaaaaaaaaaaagtggtcaGCTCACctatgacaaattaatttttatagtaCCGACGATATATGAGAAATATGACAATAATCACGTGATCATAAATTTTTCTAGAAAGTAAATGGCTCTAATGCTATATATATAGAGACATATCAACCAGATTAAAATGCACAACTACAATATAATTTTTCTTCTCACTCTCTTCATAAGCTATATAGAGCTCATTATTTTAGCTAAACAAtggaaaaaattaaagttgaaattatTTCTAGAGAAAATATTCGACCTTCTTCCCCCACACTCTCTCCCTTAAGAACCTTCAAATACTCCATTTTAGATCAACTTGTTCCCTTTCCTCATGCAGTAGCCATCTTATTCTACCCCTCACAAAATCTGTCTGAATTCCCAAAGAGATTAGAGTTGCTTAAACAATCATTATCTGAAACACTAACACTATTTTACCCTCTTGCTGGAAAGACCAAAGATGATTTGTCCATTGATTGCAATGATGAAGGTGCTAACTTTGTAGTAGCAAAAGTGAATTGTCCTATTTCAAAGTTTCTAAGGAAGCCTGATTTGAATTCGCTGAACATGTTTTTTCCAATTACTCCATACTTGGAGGAAACAACCACAGGAGCTCATGTGACTAACATTCAAGTTAATGTCTTTGATTGTGGTGGAATTGCAATTGGATTTTGCATTTCTCATAAGATCATTGATGGTGAATCAGTTAACACCTTCCTGAAGGTGTGGACAGAAAGAGCCGACAGCAAACGCAATTCAAAACCTTTGACAGAACCAAACTTTGCTACAAGTTCGTTGTTCCCTGCAGGTACTTTTTATTTCAGAGACTTGTCAAAGAAAACCTGGGGTTCCCTTCTTAAGGAAGAAAAATGGGTCACAAGGAGGATTTTGTTCAAAAATTCAACTATTGCCACCCTCAAGGCTCAAATAGTGGCAAAATCTTCATCTGATCCATTGAAGAAACATCTTAATACCCCTACACGTGTTCAGATACTTTCTGCATTGTTGTGGAAGTGTTTCATGGCCGCTTCAAAGGCTCAATTTGGAATTCAAAGGCCTTCTATGGTGATTAACACAGTGAACCTTCGCCGAAAAATGGAAGAGTCTCTACATCCTGAGAATTCTATAGGAAATTTTTTGTGGTTTACAACTTCAGAACACATGAGTGAGCATGAGGTGAGTTTGGATGAGTTGGTGAGCAAACTGAAGAAGTCAGTTGAAGAAGTTGATAAGGATTTTGTTGCAAGATTGCAAAGTGAAGAGGAGGGGAGTTCAATCATGGAAAATGCTCTAAGAAAAATTAGTGGTGAAACATGGTCTATTAATAAGGGTGAGGAGGCATTGGAAAGTTTAGCTTTTAATAGTTGGATTAACTTTGCAGGCTATGATGCTGATTTTGGATGGGGAAAACCTATATGGGGGAGTAGTGTTGGTAAAGAGGGTAATTTAGTGTTAGCgaataagataattttaattgatactAACTCCAAAGATGGTATAGAAGCTTGGGTTACCTTGGATGAGGAGAAAATGAAGCATTTGGTATCAAGCACTGAATTACTCACTTATGGAACTCTTGATCCAAGCCCTTTGCCCGATAGCTCAAAATTATAGGCTTGAATcgattcattctcttctttatcaTTAGCTATTAAATAAAATGtggaacacacacacacatatatatatgatAGGACCACCACATCTTATTCATAATGGAAGAGAATGAATTGACTAAGTCACGTATGTACTAAGGAGAAAAAATTATGGTGTGTTTCATATTTTAGTCAAAACTTCTTGTAATTCTCACAATAAGATGGGGTCATGATTATTATGCTCCATCTTTTATAtacagtaaaaaaaaattaatcaatttgAGACAGATTAGTCTTTAACCTATTGGATTTGGAGGCATacaaaaccgaaaaaaaattcgAAGGAGAAAATTTTAGGAGTAAATTAATAGTTATACGGTTCTACCAAACTTGAGTGGAATTACTTTTTATTCACAAATTCAACTATTACCACATTCAAGGCTCAAATACTAGTGAAATCTTCATTAGATCCATTGAAGAATCATCCTACAGGTGTCCAGATAGTTTCTGCATTTTTGTGGAAGAGTTTCATAGCCGCATCAAAGACACAATTTGAAACTCAAAGGTCTTCTGTGGTGACTCATTCGGTGAATCTTTGCCGAACAATCAACGAATCTCTATGTCCTGGTTCACACCAGCAGAACACACGAGTGAACATGGGTTGAGTTTGGATGAGTTGGTGAGTAAATTGAAGAACTCAATCCAAGAAGTTGATAAAGATTTTGTTGCAAGATTGCTAAGTGATGAGGAGGAAAGTTCAATTATAGGAGATGTTCTTAGGAATTTTGGCAGTAAAACAAGAGATAAGGCATTGGAAAGATTAGGTTTTACTAGTTGGTGTAACTTTGGATTCTATGATGCAGATTTTGGGTGGGAAAAACCTATGTGGGTGAGTCCTATTGGTTTAACAAGTACTTATGTGGTTACGAATATGATAATCTTGGTTGATACTAGGTTCAATTCAAAGATGGTATAGATTATAGAAGCTTGGGTTATCTAGGATGAGAAGAAAATGAGGCATTTGGAGTTATTCACTGAATTGCTCACTTATGCAACTCTTGATCCAAGTCCTTTGGTAATGGGATTTAAAAGGTCTAACTCAAAGTTATAGGCTTGTAGGTACATCTTTAGGTGAATGTTATAAtaagaataacaataataatgtattgTTTCTCTGTTTAAAAGGTCTACTAGCAAATCATTTTATGTGTTCATGCAA contains:
- the LOC112717846 gene encoding epi-neemfruitin B 7-O-acetyltransferse L7AT-like; the encoded protein is MEKIKVEIISRENIRPSSPTLSPLRTFKYSILDQLVPFPHAVAILFYPSQNLSEFPKRLELLKQSLSETLTLFYPLAGKTKDDLSIDCNDEGANFVVAKVNCPISKFLRKPDLNSLNMFFPITPYLEETTTGAHVTNIQVNVFDCGGIAIGFCISHKIIDGESVNTFLKVWTERADSKRNSKPLTEPNFATSSLFPAGTFYFRDLSKKTWGSLLKEEKWVTRRILFKNSTIATLKAQIVAKSSSDPLKKHLNTPTRVQILSALLWKCFMAASKAQFGIQRPSMVINTVNLRRKMEESLHPENSIGNFLWFTTSEHMSEHEVSLDELVSKLKKSVEEVDKDFVARLQSEEEGSSIMENALRKISGETWSINKGEEALESLAFNSWINFAGYDADFGWGKPIWGSSVGKEGNLVLANKIILIDTNSKDGIEAWVTLDEEKMKHLVSSTELLTYGTLDPSPLPDSSKL
- the LOC140180905 gene encoding limonoid 7-O-acetyltransferse-like, which translates into the protein MSWFTPAEHTSEHGLSLDELVSKLKNSIQEVDKDFVARLLSDEEESSIIGDVLRNFGSKTRDKALERLGFTSWCNFGFYDADFGWEKPMWVSPIGLTSTYVVTNMIILVDTRFNSKMV